CTCCCCGGACGATCCGCCGGCCGTCTTCTTCCCGCGCCCGGTAGGAGACGATTTCGAGCAGTCGCGGCAGTCCCCGCTCCCGCAGCGCGGCGACCACCAGCGGGTCCCACCGGGCGGCTTCCAGGGCCGCCAGGGCGGCGGCGTCGGCGGCCTCTTCCCGGCCGGAGGCCTGGAGCAAGAACGCCCGCAGGGCGTGGTAGTCGGGCAAAGCGGCGATGGCGCCGTCCTCGAGGGCCAGCTCCACATGGTCGAGAGCGGCCGCCACATCTCCCTTTCGGCCGAGGCATTCGGCCAGTACGGCATGAGCCTCGGCCCGCGCCGTCTCACCCAGGTCGCCGGCCAGGGCCCGCTCGGCCTCGCCGATCGCCGCGGGGCACTCGCCGTTCTGGGCCAGGTAGGCGGCGCGCAACTGGTGAGCGGGGGCATAGTCAGGGTCGATGGTCTCGATACGATCGATCAGGGCCCGCACCTCGTCGTAATTTCCCCGGGCCCAGGCCACCTCCGCCGCCTCGCCGAGAAGACCCGGATCCCGCGGATAGACCGGCAGGGCACGCCGCACCAGTTCGGTGGCGCGGGTCAGATCCCCTTCCAGCCGGTACGCGCGCACCATCCGGGCGAGCTGGCGGGGGGGCAGGGCCGTGGGATCCTCGTCGGCCAGCGCCGCCTCGATGCGCAACGCCCGGTCGAGCACCGGGCCGACCTCCCGGGCCGGAACGGCGAAATTGATATTCTGGCCCTCCGTCAAGGTCAGTGAGCAAACCCCCACGACCCGGCCTTCCATGTTCACCAGGGGCCCCCCCGAAGAGCCCGGTGAGATGGGCGCCGTGGTCTGGATCAGTTCCACGCCTTTCTCGTCCAGCCGCCGCACCGCCGAGACGATCCCGTCGGAGACGGTGAACTCGTAACCCCGGGGATGGCCGATGGCCAGAACTCTCTCTCCCACCGGCGGCAGCGAGGACGCGGCCAGGTCCAGGGGCTCGAGCTTCAGACCGGTGACCCGCAGCACAGCCAGGTCGACTTTTTCATCCACGTGCAGCACTTCGACCGAGGCCAGCAGCGCTCCCTCCCAGGTGCGAACCATCACCTGGGCGACGCCCCGGATCACGTGGGCATTGGTCACCACCAGGCTCGGCTCCCGCAGCACGAAGCCGGTGCCGTAGGAGGTATCGCCACTGCTCTCGATGGTGCCGAGGATCTCGACGACGGACGGCCGCAGGCGCCTCGAGAGCGCCTCGAGTTCCATGGTCCCGTCCTCCAGGCCGTAACCCGGGGCGGCCAGCAGGAACAGCAGGGCCAGGACACGACTCGCGCGTGAGAGACTCATCATCGGAGGAATATAGGCGCCCGGAAGCCGCGCGCCCGCCCTTACGAACCTGCCGAAGCGGTCAGCCGAGCCACCAGCGGCAGGCCAGCACGGCACCGAGTACGCCGAAGAGATCGCCGACCAGGCAGGCCGGTATCGCGTGCCGGGTCCTGCGCAGTCCCACCTCGCCGCCATAGACCGCCAGCACGTAGAAAGTCGTTTCGGTGCTGCCCTGCATGGTCGACACCAGGTACCCGATGGCGCTGTCCGCGCCATGGGTCTTCATGATTTCGGCCATCACCGCGTAGGCTCCCGACCCGGACAGGGGGCGCAGCAGGGCCATCGGCAGGGCTTCGGCGGGCAGGGCAAGGGCCCGGGTCAGGGGGTCGATCAGGCCGACCAGCGCGTCGAGGGCGCCCGACGCACGAAACATCCCCACGCCAACGAGGATCGCCACCATGTAGGGGATGATCCGCAAGGCCACCTGGAAACCCTCTCGTCCCCCCTCCACCACGGCCGCATAGACATCGACCCTCCGCGACCACCCGGCGAGCACCACGACCAGGATGATCCCGGGCAGCACCGTCGCCGACAGGGCCACACGGAACTCGTGAGGAGCGAGCCCGGAACGGGCCAGGGAGGCAAAACCCCAGGCCCCGCACGCGATGGCCACCAGCAGCACCGCCGCCGCGATCACCAGGCGCGGGAAGGACCACTTCGCCGGTGGAGCGCTCACGATGCCCTCATCGTCCGCCTCCCCGGCCGCCGGGTCATCCCCCCCACCCTGCACGAGGGGCGGACGGCTGGCACTGAAGAAAGGCAGGCGTGCGAGCAGCAGGCAGGCCACGACCGCCGCCAGGGTGGACAGCGCGGTGGCGAGGAGGGTCGTGATCACGATGCCCGCGGGATCCTTCGAACCCAGGGCGGCCCGGGCCGCGATCACACCCGTGGGAAAAACCGCGACCGCCGAGGTGTTGATGGCCAGAAACAGGCACATCGGGTCGGTGGCGGTACCCTTTCGCGTGTTGAGCCGGTCGAGTTGACGCATCGCCGCAATGCCGAAGGGGGTCGCCGCATTGACCAGTCCCATCATGTTCGCGGCGATGTTCATCGTGATCGCCGCCAGGGCCGGATGTCCGTCGGGAATCTCGGGAAAAAGCCGGCGAAACAGGGGACGCAGGCTGCGCGCGAGTCCACCGAGCAAACCGGCGCGGGAGAGGACTTCCACCATCCCCAGCCAGAAACTCATCATGCCGACCAGGCCGATCGCCAGGGTCACGGCGGACTGGGCGCTTTCCACGGACGCTCGACTGACCGCCTCGATCCGC
This DNA window, taken from Acidobacteriota bacterium, encodes the following:
- a CDS encoding trypsin-like peptidase domain-containing protein, whose amino-acid sequence is MMSLSRASRVLALLFLLAAPGYGLEDGTMELEALSRRLRPSVVEILGTIESSGDTSYGTGFVLREPSLVVTNAHVIRGVAQVMVRTWEGALLASVEVLHVDEKVDLAVLRVTGLKLEPLDLAASSLPPVGERVLAIGHPRGYEFTVSDGIVSAVRRLDEKGVELIQTTAPISPGSSGGPLVNMEGRVVGVCSLTLTEGQNINFAVPAREVGPVLDRALRIEAALADEDPTALPPRQLARMVRAYRLEGDLTRATELVRRALPVYPRDPGLLGEAAEVAWARGNYDEVRALIDRIETIDPDYAPAHQLRAAYLAQNGECPAAIGEAERALAGDLGETARAEAHAVLAECLGRKGDVAAALDHVELALEDGAIAALPDYHALRAFLLQASGREEAADAAALAALEAARWDPLVVAALRERGLPRLLEIVSYRAREEDGRRIVRGVVRNRGPVPIEQILVSAEGFDGGEVLVATGTSTVSPERLVPGQSGAFEIALSGNPAEIASLSVRVVDYQE
- a CDS encoding nucleoside recognition domain-containing protein codes for the protein MGPVFILLLLVAVCVGLLTGRIEAVSRASVESAQSAVTLAIGLVGMMSFWLGMVEVLSRAGLLGGLARSLRPLFRRLFPEIPDGHPALAAITMNIAANMMGLVNAATPFGIAAMRQLDRLNTRKGTATDPMCLFLAINTSAVAVFPTGVIAARAALGSKDPAGIVITTLLATALSTLAAVVACLLLARLPFFSASRPPLVQGGGDDPAAGEADDEGIVSAPPAKWSFPRLVIAAAVLLVAIACGAWGFASLARSGLAPHEFRVALSATVLPGIILVVVLAGWSRRVDVYAAVVEGGREGFQVALRIIPYMVAILVGVGMFRASGALDALVGLIDPLTRALALPAEALPMALLRPLSGSGAYAVMAEIMKTHGADSAIGYLVSTMQGSTETTFYVLAVYGGEVGLRRTRHAIPACLVGDLFGVLGAVLACRWWLG